From the Oncorhynchus keta strain PuntledgeMale-10-30-2019 unplaced genomic scaffold, Oket_V2 Un_contig_4759_pilon_pilon, whole genome shotgun sequence genome, the window ataaaggttaaataaaataaaataaatacaaatagttTGCTTGGCTACTCCAGTCAACTCACCTGCAAATGCGGATATCTGGCGAACAAATCGACTGTCGAACCTGGTCGTTCGATTCTTCTATTTTGTATTAGCAACGGCATTTCTTTCTACAATATAAATCTACCTAATATAATGTCATATTTATCTTAATGAAACATTAAAACTAGACCTATTACACAAGACAGATggttagctagcttgcacttccTGGAtccattttcttcttctttggtagGCTTTCTCCTCAAGAACGTCACTCACTGTCACAATATGTATTACTGCCACCAACTGTACACAAGTATTATTAGGGCATGAACGCtataaaatgtaaatgtaggctACGCCGAATTCTCCATTTGCCCTACGCTCCTTTGACACGAAACGTGCATGTTGTTTATGTCGGGTTACGACACAAAACCTTACGTCCACAGGGAGGGAGTGACTGGGGGAGTTGACGTGACGTGATGTGAAGCAGCAGCAACTGCAAAACAAAATTCTGTTTTGGCTTGTTCAATAACTTCAGGGCTCGTCTTACCTTTTAAGTTGTGTTTGTAAGTAAGTGTTTAACTTTATTGCACTTTCCTTATAACATAAGCTACCTTAACGGAATTGTAGGATTCAGACTGCACAACACCGTGCAACTTTTAAATATTTCTACAAGCAATCATTTATTGAAAACATGAGGGGGAGTTCGTCGTATGGAGACCGAGATAGAGAGCGTGGACGAGACAGAGGGTAAGCAGATATTTTCTGCAGCATGTGAAATATAGTTATAGCCACGTAGGAATATCTGTCAAAAGTGTGCTTTTTATATGATACGGGGATATCTTGGAATGCTGATGAATCTTGCTGAATGTCTACGTGCACGGGCGTGTCTCAGACATGTTGCACGCGCCGTGTTCGTGTATGACAAATAACTACTTGCTTGCAGCAGAGTTATAGGCGGTGCCCCACCCAGGGAAAAGTGTACACAAACTGCAAATAGATTAAATTGGCCAGGGACCCATTTAGTGTCTGTTGCAGTGTTACTAATCATGGATCGTTCATCTCTTTTTTTCATCACTCCCCTCGCTGCATGTTCTATAGGCCTCGGTTTGGGTCCAGTAGCTGGGGCGGCTCTCCCCCTATGAAGAAGTTTGGGAACCCTGGAGAACGCCTTCGCAAGAAGAAGTGGGATCTGGACGAGCTGCCCAAGTTTGAGAAGAACTTCTACAACGAGCACCCAGAGCTCCAGCGCATgactcaggtacacacacacacacacaaacacactatatacacatgtTCTTTGAAGGATGCTATCCATAGTGTGTCTATTGAGCCTGTTGATTCTCTGTTGTCTGTGTCTGCAGTATGACATAGATGAGTTCCGCAGGAGGAAGGAGATCACAGTCAGCGGTACTGGCTGCCCCAGGGCCATGACCGGCTTCCACCATGCACAGTTTCCCCGTAAGTAGACAACAGTAGATACCAGTTGACACTTGTTGAACCCATATTATAGCCTGTCCCTTCACCTTTTCAGCAGTCATGACGGTAAAGAGATGAGAATAGGAAGTTGAACCCATTTTTTAAGAGTTCTTGGAACACAGCCAAAGCTTACAAAACACTAACCCC encodes:
- the LOC127924928 gene encoding probable ATP-dependent RNA helicase DDX17 isoform X1 — translated: MRGSSSYGDRDRERGRDRGPRFGSSSWGGSPPMKKFGNPGERLRKKKWDLDELPKFEKNFYNEHPELQRMTQYDIDEFRRRKEITVSGTGCPRAMTGFHHAQFPQYVMDVLLSQDFKEPTSIQSQGFPLALSGRDMVGIAQTGSGKTLAYLLPAIVHINHQPYLERGDGPIVSTQLETAHGCLFIYFKSVRLECFGPFP